In the genome of Streptomyces pactum, one region contains:
- a CDS encoding MFS transporter, whose product MEHIYGPVFQDPAARYPKVFMNASPVLPKFRQQLILSVLMLCSVLIWLENTVLSTALETLADPDRGLGADPGRLQWATGAYTLAFATLMFTAGALGDRFGHRTVFSGGLVVFAGSSLWAAYAGDADQLIAARAAMGVGSALITPAMMAILMWTFTGPARAAAVGVFSTSAGVGMAVGPVLAGFLLDHFWWGSVFLVNVPVAAAALVGLAVLVPNFRSPVPRTLDPAGMLLSVSGLSVLTYGLIRAGQVAVWSRTDVWAPIVAGLVLLAVFVLVELRVEVPGFDPRLFARRAFGGGNAALGLLLFGVAAITFSNAFYLQGALGFSPMKAGLANIPTALGALVGAPLASRLVRRLPLRVVTVPALTVAALSMGGYAFLGLQTPLVLIEILLLLQGLSVGMVIGPVTAALISDLPLEQAGAGSAVTNTVRQTGSVMGIAVGGTIMSIVYRRAMEPSLEGVPGPVREQARVSAEQARHVAATTHRPALARAADDAFVHALHVAAGWVAAIALLGAVVLLITLPAGGKERGPAPEPDQEGARGSGARSAV is encoded by the coding sequence GTGGAGCACATTTATGGTCCGGTCTTCCAGGACCCCGCCGCTCGATATCCGAAGGTGTTCATGAACGCGTCCCCGGTATTGCCGAAATTCAGGCAGCAGTTGATTCTTTCCGTTCTCATGCTGTGTTCGGTGCTGATCTGGCTGGAGAACACCGTCCTGAGTACCGCGCTGGAGACCCTCGCCGACCCGGACCGGGGGCTGGGCGCCGATCCCGGCCGGCTGCAATGGGCGACCGGTGCGTACACCCTGGCCTTCGCCACCTTGATGTTCACGGCGGGGGCACTGGGCGATCGGTTCGGTCACCGGACCGTGTTCTCCGGCGGGCTGGTGGTGTTCGCCGGGTCCTCGCTGTGGGCGGCGTACGCGGGCGACGCGGACCAGCTGATCGCGGCCCGGGCCGCGATGGGGGTGGGCAGCGCGCTGATCACGCCCGCCATGATGGCCATCCTCATGTGGACCTTCACCGGCCCCGCGCGGGCCGCCGCCGTCGGCGTCTTCTCGACGTCGGCCGGTGTCGGAATGGCCGTCGGCCCGGTGCTGGCGGGATTCCTGCTCGACCATTTCTGGTGGGGTTCGGTGTTCCTGGTCAACGTCCCGGTCGCCGCAGCGGCACTGGTCGGGCTCGCCGTGCTGGTCCCGAATTTCCGCAGCCCTGTCCCGCGAACTCTGGACCCCGCCGGAATGCTGCTGTCGGTCAGCGGGCTCTCGGTGCTGACCTACGGGCTGATCCGGGCGGGGCAGGTGGCGGTGTGGAGTCGCACCGACGTCTGGGCGCCGATCGTCGCCGGACTCGTTCTGCTGGCCGTTTTCGTACTCGTCGAACTGCGCGTCGAGGTGCCCGGCTTCGATCCGCGGCTGTTCGCGCGACGCGCGTTCGGTGGCGGCAACGCGGCGCTCGGACTCCTGCTCTTCGGCGTCGCCGCGATCACCTTCTCCAACGCCTTCTACCTGCAGGGTGCGCTCGGTTTCTCCCCGATGAAGGCCGGGCTGGCCAACATCCCGACCGCGCTGGGTGCTCTGGTGGGGGCGCCGCTCGCCTCGCGTCTGGTCCGCCGGCTGCCGCTGCGGGTCGTCACCGTGCCCGCGCTGACCGTGGCCGCGCTGTCCATGGGCGGCTACGCATTCCTCGGGCTCCAGACTCCCCTCGTCCTGATCGAGATCCTGTTGCTGCTCCAGGGGCTCTCGGTCGGCATGGTGATCGGCCCCGTGACGGCCGCGTTGATCAGCGACCTTCCGCTGGAACAGGCCGGTGCGGGATCGGCCGTCACCAACACCGTGCGGCAGACCGGCAGTGTGATGGGGATCGCGGTGGGCGGCACGATCATGTCGATCGTGTACCGGCGCGCGATGGAACCTTCGCTGGAGGGCGTACCCGGTCCGGTGCGGGAGCAGGCGCGGGTCTCCGCCGAACAGGCCCGTCACGTCGCCGCCACCACCCACCGGCCCGCCCTCGCCCGGGCTGCCGATGACGCCTTCGTCCACGCTCTGCACGTCGCCGCGGGCTGGGTCGCGGCCATCGCGCTCCTCGGAGCGGTGGTGCTGCTGATCACCTTGCCCGCCGGCGGGAAGGAGAGGGGTCCGGCACCGGAGCCGGACCAGGAGGGCGCCCGCGGCTCCGGTGCCCGGTCCGCCGTGTGA
- a CDS encoding acetylornithine transaminase translates to MTNTELKQRWQGALMNNYGTPRLPLTHGEGVRVWDADGKEYLDFVGGIAVNSLGHAHPAVVRAVSEQIATLGHISNLYIAEPPVALAERLLQLFDRPGRVYFANSGAEAVEAAVKIGRRTGRTHMVSTTGGFHGRTMGALSLTGQPAKQGPFLPLLDEVTQVPYGDADALRAAVTTDTALVIIEPVQGENGVIVPPAGYLAAAREITRATGTLLVLDEIQTGIGRTGHWFEHQAHGVEPDVVTLAKGLAAGLPIGATIAFGPAAELLTPGQHGSTFGGNPVACAAALAVLDTIAADGLLDQVKHTGERLRNGIEALRHPLVGRVRGSGLLLGIVLTESLAQQVQQAAQDAGLLVNAVAPDVIRLAPPLILDDTVVDAFLQALPAVLDAAHAAGRTGHGERG, encoded by the coding sequence GTGACCAACACCGAGCTGAAGCAGCGCTGGCAAGGCGCGCTGATGAACAACTACGGCACCCCCCGGCTGCCCCTCACCCACGGTGAGGGCGTCCGGGTCTGGGACGCCGACGGCAAGGAGTACCTGGACTTCGTCGGCGGCATCGCGGTCAACTCCCTCGGCCACGCGCACCCCGCGGTGGTGCGCGCCGTCTCCGAACAGATCGCCACCCTCGGCCACATCTCCAACCTCTACATCGCCGAGCCCCCGGTGGCCCTCGCCGAACGGCTCCTCCAGCTCTTCGACCGTCCCGGCCGGGTCTACTTCGCCAACTCCGGGGCCGAGGCCGTCGAGGCCGCCGTGAAGATCGGACGGCGCACCGGGCGCACCCACATGGTCTCCACCACCGGCGGCTTCCACGGACGCACCATGGGAGCCCTCAGCCTCACCGGCCAGCCCGCCAAACAGGGCCCCTTCCTCCCCCTGCTGGACGAGGTCACCCAGGTGCCGTACGGGGACGCCGACGCCCTCCGGGCAGCGGTCACCACCGACACCGCACTGGTGATCATCGAACCCGTCCAGGGCGAGAACGGTGTCATCGTGCCGCCCGCCGGATACCTCGCCGCGGCCCGGGAGATCACCCGGGCCACCGGCACCCTGCTGGTCCTCGACGAGATCCAGACCGGCATCGGCCGCACCGGCCACTGGTTCGAGCACCAGGCACACGGTGTCGAACCGGACGTGGTGACCCTCGCCAAGGGGCTGGCCGCCGGCCTCCCGATCGGCGCCACCATCGCCTTCGGTCCCGCCGCCGAGCTGCTGACCCCCGGCCAGCACGGTTCAACCTTCGGCGGCAACCCGGTGGCCTGCGCCGCCGCGCTCGCGGTACTCGACACCATCGCGGCGGACGGCCTGCTGGACCAGGTCAAGCACACGGGGGAGCGGCTGCGGAACGGGATCGAGGCCCTCCGCCACCCGTTGGTCGGCCGGGTCCGCGGCTCCGGCCTCCTGCTGGGTATCGTGCTCACAGAGTCCCTCGCACAGCAGGTGCAGCAGGCGGCTCAGGACGCGGGACTCCTGGTGAACGCGGTCGCTCCGGACGTCATCCGGCTCGCACCGCCGCTCATCCTCGACGACACCGTCGTGGACGCCTTCCTCCAGGCCCTCCCCGCGGTCCTGGACGCCGCCCACGCCGCCGGGCGGACGGGACACGGGGAACGAGGATGA
- a CDS encoding argininosuccinate synthase — MTERVVLAYSGGLDTSVAIGWIAEETGAEVIAVAVDVGQGGEDLDVIRKRALACGAVEAEVADAKDEFADEYCLPAIKANALYMDRYPLVSALSRPTIVKHLVAAAKKHGASTVAHGCTGKGNDQVRFEAGISSLAPDLKCIAPVRDYAMTRDKAIAFCEAKSLPIATTKKSPYSIDQNVFGRAVETGFLEDIWNAPIEDIYEYTANPAEPREADEVVISFKEGVPVAIDGRPVTVLQAIQQLNERAGAQGIGRIDMVEDRLVGIKSREVYEAPGAIALITAHQELENVTVERELARYKRQVEQRWGELVYDGLWFSPLKRALDGFINDANQHVTGDIRMTLHGGRAVVTGRKSASALYDFNLATYDTGDTFDQSLSKGFIEIFGLSSKIAARRDLSA; from the coding sequence GTGACCGAGCGCGTCGTACTCGCCTACTCGGGCGGTCTGGACACCTCTGTCGCCATCGGCTGGATCGCCGAGGAGACCGGCGCCGAGGTCATCGCCGTTGCCGTGGACGTCGGCCAGGGCGGCGAGGACCTGGACGTCATCCGCAAGCGCGCCCTCGCCTGCGGCGCCGTGGAGGCCGAGGTCGCGGACGCCAAGGACGAGTTCGCCGACGAGTACTGCCTCCCGGCGATCAAGGCCAACGCCCTCTACATGGACCGGTACCCGCTGGTCTCCGCGCTCTCCCGGCCCACCATCGTGAAGCACCTGGTGGCCGCCGCGAAGAAGCACGGCGCCTCCACCGTCGCCCACGGCTGCACCGGCAAGGGCAACGACCAGGTCCGGTTTGAGGCCGGCATCTCCTCCCTCGCCCCCGACCTCAAGTGCATCGCCCCGGTCCGTGACTACGCCATGACGCGTGACAAGGCCATCGCCTTCTGCGAGGCGAAGAGCCTGCCGATCGCCACCACCAAGAAGTCCCCGTACTCCATCGACCAGAACGTCTTCGGCCGGGCCGTCGAGACCGGCTTCCTGGAGGACATCTGGAACGCGCCGATCGAGGACATCTACGAGTACACCGCCAACCCGGCCGAGCCGCGTGAGGCCGACGAGGTGGTCATCTCCTTCAAGGAGGGCGTCCCGGTCGCCATCGACGGTCGCCCGGTCACCGTCCTCCAGGCCATCCAGCAGCTCAACGAGCGTGCCGGGGCCCAGGGCATCGGCCGCATCGACATGGTCGAGGACCGGCTGGTGGGCATCAAGTCCCGCGAGGTCTACGAGGCCCCGGGGGCGATCGCGCTGATCACCGCCCACCAGGAGCTGGAGAACGTCACCGTCGAGCGCGAGCTGGCCCGGTACAAGCGCCAGGTCGAGCAGCGCTGGGGCGAGCTGGTCTACGACGGCCTGTGGTTCTCGCCGCTCAAGCGGGCGCTGGACGGCTTCATCAACGATGCCAACCAGCACGTCACCGGAGACATCCGGATGACGCTGCACGGTGGCCGTGCCGTGGTCACCGGCCGCAAGTCGGCCTCCGCGCTGTACGACTTCAACCTCGCCACCTACGACACCGGTGACACCTTCGACCAGTCCCTCTCCAAGGGCTTCATCGAGATCTTCGGTCTCTCGTCCAAGATCGCGGCACGTCGTGACCTGAGCGCGTGA
- the argC gene encoding N-acetyl-gamma-glutamyl-phosphate reductase: MTVRVAVAGASGYAGGEVLRLLAAHPEVEIGTLTGHASAGQRLGALQPHLFPLADRVLEPTTPEVLAGHDVVFLALPHGQSAAVAEQLGDEVLIIDCGADFRLRDAAAWEAFYGSPHAGTWPYGLPELPGARAALRGARRVAVPGCYPTAVSLALYPAYAAGLAEPEAVVVAASGTSGAGKAPKPHLLGSEVMGSMSPYGVGGVHRHTPEMVQNLSAAAGEPVAVSFTPTLAPMARGILATCSAKARPGVTATRLRETYEKALAAEPFVRLLPEGRWPATAAVQGANAVQLQVALDEAVGRIIAISAIDNLTKGTAGGAVQSMNIALGLPEDTGLPMIGVAP; this comes from the coding sequence ATGACCGTACGAGTGGCCGTGGCCGGAGCGAGCGGGTACGCCGGGGGAGAGGTGCTGCGGCTGCTGGCCGCCCACCCGGAGGTGGAGATCGGCACCCTGACCGGTCACGCGAGCGCCGGACAGCGCCTCGGCGCGCTCCAGCCCCACCTGTTCCCGCTGGCCGATCGCGTGCTGGAGCCCACCACCCCCGAGGTGCTCGCCGGGCACGACGTGGTCTTCCTCGCGCTGCCGCACGGGCAGTCCGCGGCCGTCGCCGAGCAGCTCGGCGACGAGGTGCTGATCATCGACTGCGGGGCCGACTTCCGGCTCCGGGACGCCGCCGCGTGGGAGGCGTTCTACGGCTCCCCCCACGCGGGCACCTGGCCGTACGGGCTGCCGGAGCTGCCCGGGGCACGGGCCGCGCTGCGCGGCGCCCGGCGGGTGGCGGTGCCCGGCTGCTATCCCACCGCGGTGTCGCTGGCGCTCTACCCCGCCTACGCGGCCGGACTCGCCGAGCCCGAGGCGGTGGTCGTCGCCGCCTCCGGCACCTCCGGCGCGGGCAAGGCCCCCAAGCCGCACCTGCTGGGCAGCGAGGTGATGGGCTCGATGAGCCCGTACGGCGTCGGCGGTGTCCACCGGCACACCCCGGAGATGGTCCAGAACCTCTCCGCGGCGGCGGGGGAGCCGGTCGCCGTGTCCTTCACCCCCACCCTCGCCCCGATGGCCCGCGGCATCCTCGCCACCTGCAGCGCCAAGGCCAGGCCGGGCGTGACCGCCACCCGGCTCCGTGAGACCTACGAGAAGGCGCTGGCGGCCGAGCCGTTCGTCCGGCTGCTGCCCGAGGGCCGGTGGCCGGCCACCGCCGCCGTCCAGGGGGCCAACGCCGTCCAGCTCCAGGTCGCGCTGGACGAGGCGGTGGGCCGGATCATCGCCATCAGCGCCATCGACAACCTCACCAAGGGCACCGCGGGCGGCGCGGTGCAGAGCATGAACATCGCCCTCGGCCTCCCCGAGGACACCGGACTTCCCATGATCGGAGTGGCACCGTGA
- a CDS encoding ATP-binding cassette domain-containing protein, protein MTSSTHPRRPAPHIADRHDVIRVHGARENNLRDVAVEIPKRRLTVFTGVSGSGKSSLVFDTIAAESQRMINETYSAFVQGFMPTLPRPEADVLDGLTTAIVVDQRRMGTDPRSTVGTATDANAMLRILFSRLGTPHIGPPGAYAFNVPSVRAGGAITVERGAGKTVNATYSRTGGMCPRCEGRGTVSDIDLTQLYDDSKSLADGAFTIPGWKSDSFWTVRVYAGSGFLDPNKPIRDYTEEEMHDFLHREPTKVKVEGVNLTYEGLLPKIRKSFLSKDKEALQPHIRAFVERAVTFTTCPECDGTRLAGPARSSKIEGISIADACAMEIRDLADWVRGLDRPTVAPLLTALRHTLDSFVEIGLGYLALDRPTGTLSGGEAQRVKLVRHLGSSLTDVTYVFDEPTTGLHPHDIRRMNDLLLRLRDKGNTVLVVEHKPEVIEIADHVVDLGPGAGTAGGTVCFEGTVEGLRTSGTVTGRHLDDRAALKETVRTPAGALKIRGASRHNLRDVDVDIPLGVLVVVTGVAGSGKSSLVHGSIPAEEGVVRVDQTPIRGSRRSNPATYTGLLDPVRKAFAKAAGVKPALFSANSEGACPGCGGAGVVHVELGMMAGTDTTCEECEGRRFQERVLEYRLGGKDISQVLAMPVTEARDFFGSGEARTPAASKILDRLTDVGLGYLTLGQPLTTLSGGERQRLKLATRMADKGGVLILDEPTAGLHLADVRHLLGLLDRLVDSGTSVIVVEHHQAVMAHADWIIDLGPGAGHDGGRIVFEGTPADLVAARSTRTGEHLAAYVGG, encoded by the coding sequence ATGACCAGCAGTACCCACCCGCGGCGGCCCGCGCCGCACATCGCCGACCGCCATGACGTCATCCGCGTGCACGGCGCGCGCGAGAACAACCTGCGGGACGTCGCCGTCGAGATCCCCAAGCGGCGGCTGACGGTGTTCACCGGCGTCTCCGGCTCCGGCAAGAGCTCGCTGGTGTTCGACACCATCGCCGCCGAGTCACAGCGGATGATCAACGAGACCTACAGCGCCTTCGTCCAGGGCTTCATGCCCACGCTGCCGCGCCCGGAGGCGGACGTCCTCGACGGACTGACGACCGCGATCGTCGTCGACCAGCGGCGGATGGGAACCGACCCCCGCTCCACCGTGGGCACCGCCACCGACGCCAACGCGATGCTGCGCATCCTCTTCAGCCGGCTGGGCACCCCGCACATCGGGCCGCCCGGCGCGTACGCCTTCAACGTCCCCTCGGTCCGGGCCGGCGGCGCGATCACCGTCGAGCGCGGCGCCGGGAAGACCGTGAACGCCACCTACAGCCGCACCGGCGGCATGTGCCCGCGCTGCGAGGGACGGGGCACGGTCTCCGACATCGACCTCACCCAGCTCTACGACGACTCCAAGTCCCTCGCCGACGGTGCCTTCACCATCCCCGGGTGGAAGTCCGACAGCTTCTGGACCGTACGGGTCTACGCCGGGTCGGGCTTCCTCGACCCGAACAAACCGATCCGCGACTACACCGAGGAGGAGATGCACGACTTCCTCCACCGCGAGCCGACCAAGGTGAAGGTCGAGGGCGTGAACCTCACCTACGAGGGGCTGCTCCCCAAGATCCGCAAGTCGTTCCTGTCCAAGGACAAGGAGGCGCTGCAGCCGCACATACGGGCGTTCGTGGAGCGCGCGGTCACCTTCACCACCTGCCCCGAGTGCGACGGCACCCGGCTGGCCGGACCGGCCCGGTCGTCGAAGATCGAGGGAATCTCCATCGCCGACGCCTGCGCGATGGAGATCCGCGACCTGGCCGACTGGGTCCGCGGCCTCGACAGGCCGACGGTGGCGCCGCTGCTCACCGCCCTGCGGCACACCCTCGACTCCTTCGTGGAGATCGGACTGGGATACCTGGCGCTCGACCGGCCCACCGGCACGCTCTCGGGCGGCGAGGCCCAGCGGGTGAAGCTGGTCCGGCACCTGGGCTCCTCCCTCACCGACGTCACCTACGTCTTCGACGAGCCCACCACCGGCCTGCACCCGCACGACATCCGGCGGATGAACGACCTGCTGCTGCGGCTGCGGGACAAGGGCAACACGGTGCTCGTGGTCGAGCACAAGCCCGAGGTGATCGAGATCGCCGACCACGTGGTCGACCTCGGACCGGGCGCCGGCACCGCGGGCGGCACCGTCTGCTTCGAGGGCACCGTCGAGGGGCTGCGGACCAGCGGCACCGTCACCGGCCGCCACCTCGACGACCGGGCCGCCCTCAAGGAGACGGTACGGACGCCGGCCGGCGCGCTGAAGATCCGGGGGGCGAGCCGGCACAACCTGCGCGACGTGGACGTGGACATCCCGCTCGGGGTCCTGGTCGTCGTCACCGGGGTCGCCGGCTCCGGCAAGAGCTCGCTGGTGCACGGGTCGATCCCGGCCGAGGAGGGCGTGGTACGGGTGGACCAGACCCCCATCCGCGGCTCCCGGCGGAGCAACCCGGCGACCTACACCGGGCTCCTCGACCCGGTCCGCAAGGCGTTCGCGAAGGCTGCCGGGGTGAAGCCGGCGCTGTTCAGCGCCAACTCCGAGGGTGCCTGCCCCGGCTGCGGCGGCGCCGGGGTGGTCCACGTCGAGCTCGGCATGATGGCCGGCACCGACACCACCTGTGAGGAGTGCGAGGGCAGGCGGTTCCAGGAGCGGGTGCTGGAGTACCGCCTCGGCGGCAAGGACATCAGCCAGGTGCTCGCGATGCCGGTGACCGAGGCCCGCGACTTCTTCGGCTCCGGCGAGGCGCGTACGCCCGCCGCGTCGAAGATCCTCGACCGGCTCACCGACGTGGGCCTCGGCTACCTCACCCTCGGCCAGCCGCTCACCACGCTCTCCGGCGGTGAGCGGCAACGGCTCAAGCTGGCCACCCGGATGGCCGACAAGGGCGGCGTCCTCATCCTCGACGAGCCGACCGCCGGCCTCCACCTCGCCGACGTCCGGCACCTGCTCGGCCTGCTCGACCGGCTGGTGGACTCCGGCACGTCGGTCATCGTCGTCGAACACCACCAGGCGGTGATGGCACACGCCGACTGGATCATCGACCTCGGCCCCGGCGCCGGCCACGACGGCGGCCGGATCGTCTTCGAGGGCACCCCCGCCGACCTGGTCGCCGCCCGCTCCACCCGCACCGGCGAACACCTGGCCGCCTACGTCGGCGGCTGA
- a CDS encoding DUF488 domain-containing protein, whose amino-acid sequence MAAEDDAGRIEVRRVYEDPRPEDGARVLVDRLWPRGLAKDAARLDAWLKDAAPSAELRRWYGHVPERYEEFAARYRAELDGPAARDAVDELRRLAHGGPLTLLTATRDLSHAHTGVLAEVVREPGH is encoded by the coding sequence ATGGCCGCAGAAGACGACGCAGGGCGGATCGAGGTGCGTCGCGTGTACGAGGACCCCCGGCCGGAGGACGGTGCCCGGGTGCTCGTGGACCGGCTCTGGCCACGCGGCCTGGCGAAGGACGCCGCCCGCCTCGACGCGTGGCTGAAGGACGCGGCCCCGTCCGCCGAACTGCGCCGCTGGTACGGGCACGTGCCCGAGCGGTACGAGGAGTTCGCCGCACGGTACCGGGCGGAGCTGGACGGACCGGCGGCCCGGGACGCGGTGGACGAACTGCGGCGGCTCGCCCACGGCGGGCCCCTGACCCTGCTGACGGCGACCCGGGACCTGTCGCACGCCCACACCGGGGTGCTGGCCGAGGTGGTCCGCGAACCCGGCCACTGA
- the argJ gene encoding bifunctional glutamate N-acetyltransferase/amino-acid acetyltransferase ArgJ has translation MSVTAAQGFTAAGVAAGIKSNGNPDLALVVNNGPRLAAAGVFTANRVKAAPVLWSEQVLKGGQVSAVVLNSGGANACTGPLGFQDTHATAEKAAEVLGHSAGEIAVASTGLIGIRLPMEKVLSGVEKAAGELSAHGGEKAAIAIKTTDTVHKTAVTQSPAGWTVGGMAKGAGMLAPGLATMLVVLTTDADVDAPGLDTALRAATGTTFDRIDSDGCMSTNDTVLLLASGATGVTPDPDEFAEAVRTVCDDLARQLIGDAEGASKDIRIEVINAADEREAVEVGRTIARNNLLKCAIHGEDPNWGRVLSAIGTTSATFDPDQLNVAINDVWVCKNGSVGEDRALVDMRYREVRITADLAAGSASAVIWTNDLTADYVHENSAYSS, from the coding sequence GTGAGCGTCACGGCAGCACAGGGATTCACCGCGGCCGGCGTCGCCGCCGGAATCAAGAGCAACGGCAACCCCGACCTCGCCCTGGTGGTCAACAACGGGCCGCGCCTCGCCGCCGCCGGCGTCTTCACCGCCAACCGCGTCAAGGCCGCCCCGGTCCTCTGGTCCGAGCAGGTGCTCAAGGGCGGACAGGTCTCCGCGGTGGTCCTCAACTCCGGCGGCGCCAACGCCTGCACCGGCCCGCTCGGCTTCCAGGACACCCACGCCACCGCGGAGAAGGCCGCCGAGGTCCTGGGCCACAGCGCCGGTGAGATCGCCGTCGCCTCCACCGGCCTGATCGGCATCCGGCTCCCCATGGAGAAGGTGCTGTCCGGGGTGGAGAAGGCCGCCGGAGAGCTGTCCGCGCACGGCGGGGAGAAGGCCGCCATCGCCATCAAGACCACCGACACCGTGCACAAGACGGCCGTGACCCAGAGCCCCGCGGGCTGGACCGTCGGCGGCATGGCCAAGGGCGCCGGGATGCTCGCCCCCGGGCTCGCCACCATGCTCGTGGTGCTCACCACCGACGCGGACGTGGACGCCCCGGGCCTCGACACGGCACTGCGCGCCGCCACCGGCACCACCTTCGACCGGATCGACTCCGACGGCTGCATGTCCACCAACGACACCGTGCTGCTGCTGGCCTCCGGCGCCACCGGGGTGACCCCCGACCCGGACGAATTCGCCGAAGCGGTCCGCACCGTCTGCGACGACCTGGCACGGCAGCTCATCGGCGACGCCGAGGGCGCCTCCAAGGACATCCGCATCGAGGTGATCAACGCGGCCGACGAGCGCGAGGCTGTGGAGGTCGGCCGCACCATCGCCCGCAACAACCTCCTCAAGTGCGCCATCCACGGCGAGGACCCCAACTGGGGCCGGGTGCTCTCCGCCATCGGCACCACCTCCGCCACCTTCGACCCCGACCAGCTCAACGTCGCCATCAACGACGTCTGGGTGTGCAAGAACGGCTCGGTCGGTGAGGACCGCGCCCTGGTGGACATGCGCTACCGCGAGGTGCGGATCACCGCCGACCTCGCCGCCGGCTCCGCGTCCGCGGTCATCTGGACCAACGACCTCACCGCCGACTACGTCCACGAGAACAGCGCCTACTCCTCATGA
- a CDS encoding arginine repressor — MTEAQHNELRDSHARDVAAATHAAGQAVPQTRTARHRRIVDILNRQPVRSQSQLAKLLADDGLSVTQATLSRDLDELGAVKIRNTGGELIYAVPSEGGFRTPQAPLGESAKEERMRRLSGELLISAEASANLVVLRTPPGAAQFLASAIDQAELHDILGTIAGDDTLLLISRDPAGGQALADHLLRLAQKAR; from the coding sequence ATGACCGAGGCGCAGCACAACGAGCTACGGGACAGCCATGCGCGGGACGTCGCCGCCGCGACCCACGCGGCCGGACAGGCTGTGCCACAGACCCGCACCGCCCGCCACCGCCGGATCGTGGACATCCTCAACCGGCAACCGGTGCGTTCCCAGAGCCAGCTCGCCAAGCTGCTCGCCGACGACGGGCTCTCGGTCACCCAGGCGACCCTCTCCCGGGACCTCGACGAGCTGGGCGCGGTGAAGATCCGCAACACCGGAGGTGAGCTGATCTACGCCGTGCCCAGCGAAGGCGGCTTCCGTACCCCCCAGGCGCCCCTGGGGGAGTCCGCCAAGGAAGAACGGATGCGCCGGCTCTCCGGTGAACTCCTCATCTCCGCCGAGGCGTCCGCCAACCTCGTGGTGCTCCGCACCCCGCCCGGCGCCGCCCAGTTCCTCGCCTCGGCGATCGACCAGGCGGAGCTGCACGACATCCTCGGCACCATCGCCGGGGACGACACCCTGCTGCTGATCAGCCGGGACCCCGCGGGAGGGCAGGCGCTCGCGGACCACCTGCTGCGACTGGCCCAGAAGGCCCGCTGA
- the argB gene encoding acetylglutamate kinase, producing MNTRKHTALPKARILIEALPWLTRHHGKTVVIKFGGNAMVDDELKAAFAQDVVFLRHAGIRPVVVHGGGPQISAQLDRLGLESEFKAGLRVTTPEAMDVVRMVLAGQVQRELVGLLNRHGPLAVGLTGEDGHTMTATKRYADIDGERVDIGRVGEVTGIDTGVIQALLDDGRIPVVSSIARSADDGHVYNVNADTAAAALAAALGAETLMVLTDVEGLYADWPHSDDVISQLTATELEKLLPELASGMVPKMEGCLHAVRNGVTTARVLDGRVQHSILLEIFTDEGIGTMVVPDTPTPAGHPGPARPHPAATTAGGGPAAHPDTEDSQP from the coding sequence ATGAACACCCGCAAGCACACCGCCCTCCCCAAGGCCCGCATCCTGATCGAGGCGCTGCCCTGGCTGACCCGCCACCACGGCAAGACCGTCGTCATCAAGTTCGGCGGCAACGCCATGGTGGACGACGAACTCAAGGCCGCCTTCGCCCAGGACGTCGTCTTCCTCCGGCACGCCGGAATCCGGCCCGTCGTGGTGCACGGCGGCGGCCCGCAGATCAGCGCCCAGCTCGACCGGCTCGGCCTGGAGTCGGAGTTCAAGGCGGGGCTGCGGGTCACCACCCCGGAAGCCATGGACGTCGTCCGCATGGTGCTCGCCGGACAGGTACAGCGCGAACTGGTCGGCCTGCTCAACCGGCACGGCCCGCTCGCCGTCGGGCTCACCGGCGAGGACGGCCACACCATGACCGCCACCAAGCGGTACGCCGACATCGACGGCGAACGCGTGGACATCGGCCGGGTCGGCGAGGTCACCGGCATCGACACCGGGGTGATCCAGGCCCTCCTCGACGACGGCCGCATCCCCGTGGTCTCCTCCATCGCCCGCAGCGCGGACGACGGACACGTCTACAACGTCAACGCCGACACCGCGGCCGCCGCCCTCGCCGCGGCCCTGGGCGCCGAGACGCTGATGGTCCTCACCGACGTGGAGGGCCTCTACGCCGACTGGCCCCACAGCGACGACGTCATCAGCCAACTCACCGCCACCGAGCTGGAGAAACTCCTCCCGGAGCTGGCCAGCGGGATGGTTCCGAAGATGGAGGGCTGCCTCCACGCGGTGCGCAACGGCGTCACCACCGCACGCGTACTCGACGGCCGGGTCCAGCACTCCATCCTGCTGGAGATCTTCACCGACGAGGGCATCGGCACCATGGTCGTCCCGGACACCCCCACCCCGGCGGGACACCCCGGCCCGGCACGGCCGCACCCCGCAGCCACCACGGCCGGCGGCGGGCCGGCCGCCCACCCCGACACGGAGGATTCGCAGCCGTGA